A region of the Streptomyces sp. NBC_00442 genome:
ATGTTCTCGGTCATCACCGTGCAGATCTATCTGATCGCCTATCTGCTGATGTTCGTGGCCGTGGTCCGGCTGCGCAGGACCCGGCCGGAGGTGGAACGCGGTTTCACCGTGCCGGCCGTCGCATGGGTGGCGGGCATCGGGTTCGTGGCGTCGGTGGCGGCGCTGTGCATCGGGTTCGTGCCGCCGGACCAGTTCGGCGGCCAGCCGCTGTGGCGCTACCTCCTGATCGTCGGCGGCGGCCTCCTGGTGCTCGGCCTCCTCGCGCCGCTCGCCTTCCTGCGGTTCCGCAAGCCCAGCTGGGTGCATCCGGACCACCGGTGAGTGGCCGGCGCCCCGGTACGCTCGGCCCCATCATGTCCCGCAGCGGAGTGCGCCCCCGGCCGGTGGCCGCCCTGCTCGCGCTCGGCGCCCTCGCCTACACCGCCTGGGTCCTCGAACTCCTCGTCCAGACCGGCCTCGACCCGGTCCGGGCGTACGTGAGCGAACTCGCCGCCGCCGACCAGCCGCTCGGCGGCCTCTTCCGCGCGACCGACCTCGCGGCGGGGCTGCTGGTCCTCGCAGCCGCGGTCTGCGCGCTCCTGCGCTGCGACCGGCGGCCCTGGTCGTTGGCCGGCTGGTCCGGCCTCGCGCTCTTCGGCGCCGCCACCGCCCTCGACTCCCGGCTCCCGTTGAGCTGCGCCCCGACCGCCGACCCGGTCTGCCAGGCCCGCGAGACGGCGGGCCTGGTCCCCGCGACGCACACCGCGCACGCGGTGAGCAGCAGCCTCGCGATGACGGGCGCGCTGGTGGCCGTCGTCGCCCTCACCGTGGCGGCCCGCCGCTACGGGTGGTGGCGGCCGCTGGA
Encoded here:
- a CDS encoding DUF998 domain-containing protein, yielding MSRSGVRPRPVAALLALGALAYTAWVLELLVQTGLDPVRAYVSELAAADQPLGGLFRATDLAAGLLVLAAAVCALLRCDRRPWSLAGWSGLALFGAATALDSRLPLSCAPTADPVCQARETAGLVPATHTAHAVSSSLAMTGALVAVVALTVAARRYGWWRPLDAPLGPALVGLELLATAWTLASVAAFQAGRGTWALGAGQRLQVLLVALWLAVLAWSVAREERACGCS